The Echinicola rosea genome has a segment encoding these proteins:
- a CDS encoding DUF4230 domain-containing protein, with protein sequence MRKFLFGVLIGLLAIVAYRWIAGGIERKNTLEESSSLIQQEVENVSKLIVTEGHFSQVYNYKQSEGIFGNLWITQKKALVVVNADVQIAYDLSKVKFDIDAANQTLRIKEIPAPEVKVFPDFKYYDAEGDYLNPFDADDINTIKSRVNASIRRKVEGSDLKENANRRLIAELARFYVLTNSLGWKLVYEDKEVLSEGDFQLKELH encoded by the coding sequence ATGCGGAAGTTTTTGTTTGGAGTTTTGATAGGACTGCTGGCAATAGTGGCTTATCGCTGGATTGCAGGGGGGATAGAGCGAAAAAACACCCTTGAGGAGAGTTCTAGCCTCATCCAGCAAGAAGTAGAGAATGTCAGCAAGCTGATCGTGACCGAGGGACATTTTTCCCAGGTTTACAATTATAAACAGTCTGAAGGAATTTTTGGCAACCTATGGATTACCCAGAAAAAGGCCTTGGTGGTGGTCAATGCTGATGTGCAGATTGCCTATGACCTTTCCAAGGTGAAATTTGACATTGATGCGGCCAATCAGACCCTTCGTATTAAGGAAATACCAGCGCCAGAGGTGAAGGTGTTTCCAGATTTTAAATATTATGACGCTGAGGGGGATTATCTGAACCCTTTTGACGCGGATGATATCAATACCATCAAGTCACGTGTAAATGCCTCAATACGAAGAAAGGTGGAGGGATCAGACCTTAAGGAAAATGCCAACCGACGGTTGATTGCAGAATTGGCGCGGTTTTATGTGCTGACGAATTCCTTGGGCTGGAAGCTTGTCTATGAAGATAAGGAGGTGCTTAGTGAAGGTGATTTTCAGCTGAAGGAACTACATTGA
- a CDS encoding sulfatase: MKVKRLLCLVLLIIGGQTLAQEREKPNVLFIIADDLTANAVSCYGNPLKITPNIDQLAAEGTRYERAYCQFPVCGPSRASFMSGYYPHATETFGYTSGRENIGPDKVTWSQLFKNNDYYTARVSKIYHMGVPGDIEKGSHGADDAASWQERFNSQGPEWKAEGEAELVQNNPYHTLERKGGNVMTIVKASGDDLAHSDGKTAEKASELLRAHKGDPFFLAVGFVRPHVPFVAPKDYFEAYPYREMVLPPKVIGDWDDIPANGINYVTTVNAEMSEDQERKAISGYYASVSYMDAQIGKVLKTLKDEGLEDNTIVIFTSDHGFHLGEHEFWMKVSLHEESARVPLIIKVPGKDPAVCRSFTELIDLYPTVAELAGLELPNRIQGKSLVKTLDEPSYAVRDMAFSVSKYRGVEAFLLRNDDWAFIQYGEDGGGGMELFDMVNDPQQFNNLSTNPQYADQVEMFQSRLKAKLAEVRDNDLAKEYEPANK; this comes from the coding sequence ATGAAAGTAAAAAGATTGCTTTGCTTGGTACTTCTGATCATTGGTGGCCAGACCTTGGCCCAAGAAAGGGAAAAACCCAATGTACTGTTTATCATTGCCGATGACCTGACGGCCAATGCCGTGTCCTGTTACGGCAATCCGTTAAAAATCACCCCGAATATAGACCAACTGGCAGCCGAAGGCACACGCTATGAGCGGGCATATTGTCAGTTTCCCGTTTGTGGCCCTTCACGGGCTTCTTTCATGTCTGGGTATTATCCGCATGCCACTGAGACATTTGGCTATACCAGCGGCAGGGAAAACATCGGGCCTGACAAGGTCACTTGGTCCCAGCTCTTCAAAAACAACGATTATTACACTGCGCGGGTGAGCAAGATCTACCATATGGGGGTCCCCGGGGATATTGAGAAAGGCTCTCACGGGGCTGATGATGCTGCCTCTTGGCAAGAGCGTTTTAACAGCCAGGGGCCTGAATGGAAGGCAGAAGGTGAAGCAGAACTGGTGCAAAACAACCCATATCATACGCTTGAAAGAAAAGGAGGAAATGTCATGACCATTGTTAAGGCTTCGGGGGATGATCTGGCGCATTCAGATGGGAAAACTGCCGAAAAGGCGTCCGAATTGCTTCGGGCACACAAAGGAGATCCTTTCTTTTTAGCGGTGGGATTCGTAAGGCCCCATGTGCCCTTCGTGGCACCAAAGGACTACTTTGAGGCCTATCCCTATCGGGAAATGGTGCTTCCACCTAAGGTTATCGGAGATTGGGATGATATCCCCGCCAATGGCATCAACTACGTCACCACTGTAAATGCAGAAATGTCTGAAGACCAGGAGAGAAAGGCGATTTCAGGATATTATGCCTCTGTATCCTATATGGATGCCCAAATAGGCAAGGTGCTGAAAACATTAAAGGACGAAGGCCTAGAGGACAATACCATTGTGATTTTTACCTCTGACCATGGATTTCACTTGGGAGAGCATGAGTTTTGGATGAAAGTCAGCCTGCACGAAGAGTCTGCTAGGGTACCGCTGATCATCAAGGTGCCTGGTAAGGATCCTGCTGTTTGTCGTTCCTTTACCGAGCTGATTGACCTTTACCCGACGGTGGCAGAGCTTGCAGGGTTGGAGTTGCCGAATAGGATTCAAGGGAAGAGTTTGGTCAAAACGCTCGATGAACCAAGCTACGCTGTCAGGGATATGGCTTTTTCAGTTTCAAAGTATAGGGGAGTGGAGGCATTTCTGCTTAGAAACGACGACTGGGCTTTTATTCAATATGGAGAGGACGGAGGAGGCGGGATGGAACTGTTTGACATGGTCAACGACCCACAGCAGTTTAATAACCTGTCAACCAATCCCCAATATGCTGATCAAGTAGAGATGTTCCAATCCCGGCTAAAGGCCAAATTAGCAGAAGTGCGGGATAATGACCTTGCAAAGGAATATGAACCAGCTAACAAGTAA
- a CDS encoding sulfatase family protein gives MHRIIVGALLALTVFSCAKPKAQKPPNIVIIVSDDHTRQAISAYGSTITQTPNIDRIANEGVLLTNAYVTNSICGPSRAVLLTGKYSHKNGFRRNSDSKFESDQDQFVKHLQAAGYQTAWIGKYHLGEDPQGFDHYEILPGQGYYYNPDFLVKDSGRVNRTGYVSDLVEDAAEEWLDRRADDKPFCLIIGHKATHRTWMPDLQDMDIYDEVTFPVPGTFYDDYEGRQAAMDQDMTVDKTMIMDYDLKMYPDDSKDRNITRMTPEQRAQFDAHYKLIHNELDSLNLSGRDLVEWKYQQYMRDYLATAESMDRNIGRTLDYLKAHGLDENTMVIYTSDQGFYLGEHGWFDKRFMYEESFSTPMMIKYPGVIEPGTKSDALIMNLDIAPTILDAADVAVPEDIQGKSMLPVLTGRDKQGREVLYYHYYEVGEHNVSPHFGVKTERFKIIRFYNQVNAWELFDLQEDPEEMQNLYGTEQYQEVQKEMKAKLLEAIKKYEDTEAKEIFYQEINSPKIDKK, from the coding sequence ATGCATAGAATAATAGTAGGGGCATTGCTGGCACTGACAGTGTTTTCATGCGCCAAGCCCAAAGCACAAAAGCCACCGAATATCGTGATCATCGTTTCCGATGATCACACTCGACAGGCCATCAGTGCGTATGGAAGTACGATCACCCAAACCCCAAATATTGACCGTATCGCTAATGAAGGGGTTTTATTGACCAATGCCTATGTGACCAATTCCATTTGTGGTCCCAGTCGAGCGGTACTATTGACAGGAAAATACAGTCATAAAAATGGCTTCAGGAGAAATTCAGATAGCAAATTTGAGAGCGACCAAGATCAGTTTGTGAAGCATTTGCAAGCTGCAGGCTATCAGACTGCCTGGATTGGTAAATATCATTTAGGTGAAGACCCGCAAGGATTTGATCATTATGAAATTTTGCCCGGTCAGGGCTATTATTATAATCCCGACTTCCTCGTAAAGGACAGTGGAAGGGTAAACCGAACTGGTTATGTCAGCGATCTCGTGGAAGATGCTGCTGAGGAATGGTTAGATAGGAGAGCGGATGACAAGCCATTTTGCCTGATCATTGGGCATAAGGCGACCCATCGTACATGGATGCCCGATTTGCAGGACATGGACATATATGACGAAGTTACTTTCCCCGTGCCGGGTACTTTTTATGATGATTATGAAGGACGCCAAGCAGCCATGGATCAAGACATGACGGTGGACAAGACCATGATCATGGATTATGACCTAAAGATGTATCCCGATGATTCCAAGGACCGTAATATCACTCGCATGACACCTGAGCAACGTGCCCAGTTTGATGCGCATTACAAGCTGATACATAACGAACTGGATTCCTTAAATCTCTCTGGGAGGGACTTGGTGGAGTGGAAATACCAGCAATATATGCGTGATTACCTGGCGACGGCCGAATCCATGGACAGGAATATCGGTCGGACGCTGGATTACCTCAAAGCACATGGACTGGATGAAAATACCATGGTGATCTATACTTCTGATCAGGGGTTTTACCTAGGGGAACATGGTTGGTTTGATAAGCGGTTTATGTACGAGGAATCGTTCAGTACCCCTATGATGATCAAATACCCAGGAGTGATCGAGCCTGGAACCAAATCAGACGCCTTGATCATGAATTTGGACATCGCACCGACGATATTGGATGCTGCTGACGTGGCCGTTCCGGAAGATATCCAAGGCAAGTCGATGCTTCCAGTGCTTACAGGAAGGGATAAGCAGGGCAGGGAAGTGCTGTATTACCATTATTATGAAGTGGGTGAGCATAACGTTTCTCCTCATTTCGGTGTCAAAACGGAGCGTTTTAAGATAATCCGGTTTTATAACCAGGTAAATGCCTGGGAGCTATTTGATCTTCAAGAAGATCCTGAAGAAATGCAAAATCTATACGGCACGGAGCAATATCAAGAAGTACAGAAAGAGATGAAAGCCAAACTTCTGGAAGCCATAAAAAAGTATGAAGATACAGAGGCAAAGGAGATTTTTTACCAAGAAATCAATTCACCAAAGATCGATAAAAAGTGA
- a CDS encoding SDR family oxidoreductase: MKILLTGATGYIGKRLLPSLVRNGHEVICCVRDKNRFEPPPSIRQHIQIVEVDFLEEKTLSNVPKDINAAYYLIHSMSGSADFTELEKKSAQNFRKSLEGTLVKHVLYLGGIVNNDVLSKHLLSRKAVEDELGKGNYHFTALRAGIIIGSGSASFEIIRDLVEKLPVMIAPQWLKTRCQPIAIRDVISFLSLSLGEPKAFGKAFDIGGPDVLSYKQMLLGYAKNRGLARRIWTVPVMTPRLSSYWLFFVTSTSYKLAVALVDSMKVEVVCHPNKLAQNLDIRPMNYQEALDAAFTKIESNEVLSSWKDSLISGRFENNLSDYIQVPKHGCFVDQRQATVQDENKTLQRIFAIGGDTGWYYANWLWQLRGFMDKTVGGVGLRRGRTHPTTINSGDAVDFWRVLYAKKTEKRLLLYAEMKVPGDAWLEFKIESGCLIQTATFRPKGLWGRIYWYAVYPFHGPIFGGMVRKLAG, from the coding sequence GTGAAAATTCTGCTTACTGGAGCTACCGGCTATATTGGTAAAAGGTTACTTCCCTCCCTTGTCAGAAATGGACATGAGGTGATTTGCTGTGTCAGGGACAAAAACCGCTTTGAACCTCCCCCGTCCATTCGCCAGCATATTCAAATAGTGGAAGTGGATTTTTTGGAAGAAAAGACCCTATCCAACGTCCCCAAAGACATTAACGCCGCCTATTATTTGATCCATTCAATGTCTGGTTCAGCGGATTTTACTGAACTGGAAAAAAAATCCGCTCAAAATTTTCGCAAAAGCCTTGAAGGAACCCTGGTGAAGCATGTACTTTACTTGGGTGGTATTGTCAATAATGATGTACTCTCCAAACACCTGCTTAGCAGAAAAGCCGTAGAAGACGAGCTTGGTAAAGGAAATTATCATTTTACCGCCCTCAGAGCAGGCATCATCATCGGTTCGGGCAGCGCTTCATTTGAGATCATCAGGGATCTAGTGGAGAAATTGCCTGTGATGATAGCTCCGCAATGGCTGAAAACCCGATGCCAGCCCATTGCCATTCGTGATGTCATCAGCTTCCTAAGCCTTTCACTAGGGGAGCCAAAAGCGTTTGGCAAGGCATTTGACATTGGAGGGCCTGATGTGCTATCTTACAAACAAATGCTATTGGGCTATGCCAAAAACCGCGGCCTTGCCAGAAGGATCTGGACCGTACCGGTAATGACACCCCGACTCTCTTCCTACTGGTTATTTTTTGTGACCAGTACTTCCTATAAACTCGCTGTTGCTTTGGTGGACAGCATGAAAGTAGAAGTCGTCTGCCACCCCAATAAACTGGCCCAAAATCTGGATATACGACCGATGAACTATCAGGAAGCCCTGGATGCAGCATTTACCAAAATAGAATCTAACGAGGTCCTTTCCAGCTGGAAGGACTCCCTGATCAGTGGGCGATTTGAAAACAACCTATCAGACTACATCCAAGTCCCAAAGCATGGATGCTTTGTGGACCAAAGACAAGCAACTGTCCAGGATGAAAACAAAACCCTTCAACGTATCTTTGCCATTGGTGGTGATACGGGTTGGTATTATGCCAATTGGCTTTGGCAGCTGCGAGGTTTTATGGACAAAACAGTTGGCGGGGTCGGACTCCGCCGTGGCCGTACCCATCCCACCACGATCAATTCCGGTGATGCAGTGGACTTTTGGCGGGTCCTTTATGCCAAAAAAACAGAAAAACGACTCTTGCTCTATGCCGAAATGAAAGTCCCCGGAGACGCTTGGTTGGAATTTAAAATAGAAAGTGGCTGCCTTATCCAGACAGCCACTTTCCGCCCAAAAGGGCTTTGGGGAAGGATATATTGGTATGCGGTTTACCCCTTTCATGGGCCTATTTTTGGTGGGATGGTCCGGAAGTTGGCCGGTTAG
- a CDS encoding DJ-1/PfpI family protein gives MAKKILMIAGDYVEDYEIMVPFQAMLSVGLEVDVIAPGRKSGDTIPTAIHDFVGDQTYKELTGHRFAINADIDAIDLSGYDGLYVPGGRAPEYLRLEQKVLDIVKHFFDADKPVAAICHGIQILTVARVLEGRTLTAYVAVGPDIELVGGTWKNIPADEAIVDGNLVTSPAWPGHPAILKEFYQLLGMKISI, from the coding sequence ATGGCAAAAAAAATATTAATGATCGCTGGAGACTATGTGGAAGATTATGAAATCATGGTTCCTTTTCAAGCAATGCTTTCTGTCGGACTCGAGGTGGATGTAATAGCCCCTGGCCGTAAAAGCGGAGATACCATCCCCACGGCTATCCACGATTTTGTAGGCGACCAAACCTATAAAGAACTTACGGGACATCGATTTGCCATCAATGCAGACATCGATGCCATAGACCTTTCCGGCTATGACGGACTGTATGTCCCCGGTGGAAGGGCTCCGGAGTACCTCAGGCTAGAACAAAAGGTATTGGACATTGTAAAGCATTTCTTTGATGCTGACAAGCCGGTGGCTGCCATCTGTCATGGCATCCAAATCCTGACCGTAGCGCGCGTGCTGGAGGGCAGGACACTTACTGCTTATGTGGCAGTAGGTCCGGATATCGAACTGGTCGGAGGTACATGGAAAAACATTCCTGCCGATGAAGCCATTGTGGATGGGAACTTGGTCACTTCTCCAGCCTGGCCGGGCCATCCGGCAATATTGAAGGAGTTTTACCAATTGTTGGGAATGAAGATTTCCATTTGA